A stretch of Microbacterium sp. LWH3-1.2 DNA encodes these proteins:
- the rsmD gene encoding 16S rRNA (guanine(966)-N(2))-methyltransferase RsmD has product MTRIIAGRAGSLMLDVPDAGTRPTSDRVRESLFGALESADALRGAAVLDLYAGSGALGLEAVSRGAASADLVEKAPRAATVVQRNAGRVAKAVGTDAAIRVHRMSSDTFLRSARGPFDLVFLDPPYDVGETELSSTLALLVPVLSPGADVVIERASRSPEPSLPDGLVGTRSKRYGDTAMWWATTAG; this is encoded by the coding sequence GTGACGCGCATCATCGCCGGCCGTGCGGGCTCGCTCATGCTCGATGTGCCGGACGCCGGCACCCGCCCCACGAGCGATCGTGTACGCGAGTCCCTCTTCGGGGCGCTGGAGTCCGCCGACGCGCTGCGCGGCGCTGCTGTTCTCGACCTCTATGCGGGCTCGGGTGCTCTGGGGCTCGAGGCGGTGAGTCGCGGTGCGGCATCCGCCGACCTCGTCGAGAAGGCGCCGCGCGCGGCGACCGTCGTGCAGCGCAACGCGGGCCGCGTCGCGAAGGCCGTGGGGACGGATGCCGCGATCCGCGTGCATCGCATGTCCTCCGACACGTTCCTCCGTTCGGCGCGCGGCCCGTTCGATCTGGTCTTCCTCGACCCGCCCTACGACGTCGGCGAGACGGAGCTGTCATCGACGCTCGCGCTGCTCGTCCCGGTCCTCTCGCCCGGGGCTGACGTCGTGATCGAACGCGCATCGCGCTCCCCCGAGCCGAGCCTGCCCGACGGACTCGTCGGCACGCGCTCGAAGCGCTACGGCGACACCGCGATGTGGTGGGCGACCACGGCCGGATGA
- the thiL gene encoding thiamine-phosphate kinase — MVDERRDPTVGELSEGRILRRILERLGDSNALVGPGDDAAVIAAADGRVVATVDTLVHGPDFRLAWSGAFDLGYKAAAVNLADVAAMGATPTALLVALAMPDATRLSFVTGIADGLRAACRDLAPGCRVEGGDLTVSDTLTIAVTALGALAGRAPVLRSGAEPGDLVAVAGELGRAARGLGILFERFTDAAGHPIAVDESLLDQAQLTDLAAQLRPSPPVWLGPEAAEAGATAMMDVSDGLVLDASRMAAASDVTIALESASLGADIASALAGGEDHALLATFPANRPLPHGFVRVGMVQPPGDDAVLVDGRPHDGRAGWDPYRDWDAGTG; from the coding sequence GCCGGGCGATGACGCCGCGGTGATCGCCGCTGCGGACGGCCGGGTCGTCGCGACCGTCGACACGCTCGTCCACGGTCCTGACTTCCGACTCGCGTGGTCGGGCGCGTTCGATCTCGGCTACAAGGCGGCCGCCGTCAACCTGGCGGACGTGGCGGCCATGGGCGCGACGCCCACGGCACTGCTCGTGGCCCTCGCGATGCCTGACGCGACACGCCTCTCTTTCGTCACGGGCATCGCCGACGGCCTGCGCGCCGCGTGTCGCGACCTCGCCCCCGGCTGCCGCGTCGAGGGCGGCGATCTCACCGTCTCCGACACGCTCACGATCGCGGTCACCGCGCTCGGGGCTCTCGCGGGCCGTGCGCCGGTGCTGCGCTCAGGGGCAGAACCCGGCGATCTGGTCGCCGTGGCCGGCGAGCTGGGGCGCGCGGCGCGCGGGCTCGGCATCCTCTTCGAGCGGTTCACGGATGCCGCGGGACACCCGATCGCGGTCGACGAGAGTCTCCTCGACCAGGCGCAGCTCACGGACCTCGCGGCTCAGCTGCGTCCGTCACCGCCGGTGTGGCTGGGGCCGGAGGCGGCGGAAGCGGGCGCCACGGCGATGATGGACGTGTCCGACGGCCTCGTGCTCGACGCGTCGCGCATGGCCGCGGCATCCGATGTCACCATCGCCCTCGAATCGGCGTCGCTCGGAGCCGATATCGCCTCGGCCCTCGCTGGCGGTGAGGATCACGCGCTGCTCGCCACGTTCCCGGCGAACCGGCCACTGCCGCACGGGTTCGTCCGCGTGGGGATGGTGCAGCCGCCCGGCGACGACGCGGTGCTCGTCGACGGCCGGCCCCACGACGGCCGCGCCGGCTGGGACCCCTACCGCGACTGGGACGCCGGCACGGGATGA